Genomic DNA from Manihot esculenta cultivar AM560-2 chromosome 15, M.esculenta_v8, whole genome shotgun sequence:
ATTAGGTAGATTACTAGACCCTTGGCCCTCAATCACTTCAAGCTCTACAGACTTCCAATTAAGGCAATTCAATTGTCTCAGATTTTCTCTACTTATATTTAATAGTATATATTTGTAAATACTTACCATGTACTTTTTGTCTGTTTAAACATTCCCCACACCCTCCGCCTCCAACTCCCACCCTCCtcgcccccccccccccctccaatatatatatatatatatatatatatatatatatatagatacatGGCAACACAAACCAATATTAGTTGCTCATCTAAACTTTATCAATGAACAAAAGGGTAAGTTCAGGTTACCTATGGCTTCAGTTTGTGAAAGAAAGACAGTAAATCCTGCATAAAGAAGTCGCCATTTATCAGCCTTTGTTGCAGCTCCATGCTTCCCTCCTAAAGTTGAAACAACAGCACGAACATGACTGCAGCAATAATTGAACCAATATTAGCTTTATCTTTCCCAATGACAAATGAATTTGAAGCATATAGACATATACTATACCTACTCAGGCTTTCTAATATAGCACTTTCGGCCTCAACTAGAGAGTCAGAACCTTCAGCAAGAACCCCTGGAATTGATTACATTTGTTAATGCACTGCAAGATGGATACTAGAAGTCATTTCAAGTATTTAACATGATTTTTCCCTCTTAGACTCATTTGATcaaactaaatatatttttagcaTAAGGAATGTCATAGCAATTAATGATTTTGACTTTGAAAAGAAGAATTTTAGGTGaaggaaaattattaaaaagaaaaaaaaggaagatcAAGCTGATATTGAGATAATTAGATGTTTCACTGCTTTTTAGTGGATGTGAGAAAGAAGACGCTTAAGAAGAAAGGCAAAAGGTTCGTTTCTTTTGCTTAGTTTGGTAAAAGACCATTAAAAGGACAGAATCATGATCAACATAATTAATGTTTTGTCAATGGTTGTATCAACTGAACGTCTTATGAAACACACAAAAGAAGTTGGACGGCAGGCCAGCAACGCAGAGATGAGAGAGAAATATCACTATGTAAATTCGCATGTGCATATTTGTTCACATTTGTGCACTTATGAAGCTTGAGTGGCAGTGCCTTAAAAACCATAACAATATGGGGACCCAAAACACTCACATGAATCAATCTTTTGCTTGAAAAAGGTTTCTAGTAGCTCCTGTGTATCAAGAGGTGTGTACCTGAAATTTTTAAACAGTCAACTCCTAAAAGAACACATGATATTAAGACAATTTTACAACAATCTTAGATATGTATAAGGGACCCTATACTCCAGAATGAGTTTGGATTATGCTAGTTATAAACCAGCCAATATATGAGTTAGTAACATATAAACTAAGAATGAAAAAGATAATTTATGGAACTGTGGAAGCTGGATTTAGATTTGAGTTGAATAACAAAAGTAGCAGCTAAACAACACTATTAAGATTAATGTAAGTTAGGTCACAACAATTAGTTGTACATATGGATATTAACTGAGGAACAATTTAAGAGAAAACAAATTTACAAGTTATGCAAGAACTATAGATTGAAACCTGGGCAGAGCAGCGAGATTTTGTAATAAACTTGTCAAACCAATACAAGTTTAAAACCCAACGGAAGATAGATTAATACCCAAGACCTACTGCAAGTTCTCGAGCCACTTTTTGGTTAATTTCAGTTGAACTGCCAACGATGTAGATTGATGTCCCTTTGAGAAGCTGCATAGCTCCAGCTGTCAAGGATTCCCATGACTCCACAATGTCAGGCCATTTCAGATCAGGATCCTGCTTCTTCAGGTTTATAACAAGTTGATCATCATCTATAAACCTGTTTGAAGGAAGACCCTTATATGAAATCAAAGATTTAGAAAAAACATGAACATTTCTAATTCTAAATAGAAAACATATATCTATTGCATTTAGCATCACAGACCAGATTGTTTCCGCAGGCTTTATTTTTTCAAACAAATTATTGGTTTCTATAAGTGTAGTGAAAGACCCTGAACGCTGTACTCTGACAATTAAGGTGGTACCATCTGCATCCACAAATATATCCCTGGAACTCTGAAAATCTTGGCTTCCAAGCGGTAATCTCAATTCCACCTCTGGAGATCCATCAAAAAACTGCATCACATTTTCCAATTAATGGTAAAAGAACTTAAAAAActagaatgaaaagaaaaaaagaaaaccatCAACCAAATTCAAGAAAATACTTGCTGAACCAGGGCATAAACGAAGGAAAATCTTTATTTCCCTTTTAATGATAAAGATATCtagaaagaattgaagaagcaaTCTCTTCTATGAAAAAACAGATTCATAGTACGTTGTTTGTCAAGCAGCTTTACAATTATGATTAGCATAAACGAGACTATCATACACTAAGCAAACGAAAGAAATTCTGTGAAACCAAACAGAGAGTAATAAAGGGCAAGCAAGCACCTCGTAATTGGTGTTAGTGGTGGCCGCGGAGATGCAGTTGCAGGAGAGGCGATAAGGTGTCTTGGAGAGGCTCACATTGTATGATTTAAATCTAGGACTAGACACAGATAAATTAGTAATGGAAGTGAAGATGGATTTGGAAGTGGGAAGGGAGAAAGTTGGGATAGAAAATTGCGGGACGTTGATGGGGTTCTGAGAGAGGGCAAAAAGTGTGGTGACTCTGGGGACGGAACCAGCGATGGCCATCTCTTGTTACTTAAGACAGCCAGATGGAGGATACCGCTGCTTTGTTTGGTTATCTATTTGTCCGGCAAAGGATaataaatgaatgaaatgaACATGCAGTGGCTAAGTTGTATCTGAAAGGTTTAGTTACGGTGGTTCGAGTTGCTGTCGCCTCTTGTAAAATTTTAAGCTCTTCTCGGTGGATTCGGTTTGGTTTAATccatctaaatttttaataaaattttttttattttatttttaatattttaaaatttaattaaaatattttaattttaatattatttaatttctttatattattgaaattaatatattattattattaatcgattcggtttgattttttaaattattttatgatcaaaatcgaatcgaatcgaaataattgaaatttttaaaattaaaaattaaccaCAGATGGAATGAGAGTTTAATCGCACAGATGTTCAACGAAAGAGATAGAAGTTGTATTTTGAACATCCCTCTTAGTTTTTCATCGTGTTCTGATACATGGTGCTGGAAATTCGAGTCCAAAGGTCACTATTCGGTTAAGAGTGCATATAGGTTCGTGGTTGATGGCTTTCAACATAGGAAAGGGAGTGAGATATGGAAAAGGTTCTGGAAAGCTAAAGTTCCCCCAAAAGTGCTCAATTTCTGCTGGCGGGCTCTAGTTAATGTTGTCCCTTGCCTCTCGTCACTTAAGTCCAAGAGAGTCCCAGTTGATCCTTCATGCCCGTTGTGTCATGTAGCCCTTGAGAATGTCTTGCATATTCTGATTCAGTGTCCTTTTGCCCGCAGCTGCTGGTTAAGCTCGCCGTTGGGTTGGCCTGCGCCTTCTGCATCTTCTTTAAATGAGTGGTTTTCTTTAGCCTTCTCTTCTGCTTCTGTGGAAAATGCCTCCCTTATGCTAATGATTTTATGGGGTTTGTGGCAAAATAGGAACAATGTTGTATGGAAGGGTCAGGGTCAGACTGCGAAtggtgtgttcttcatggctctgaattttttgcagcaatgAAAAGCAGCTCGGGTCGTGTCCTCAGTAAGCACCATTGTCGACCCGGCTCGCCCGATCTGGTCTCCTCCGCCGCACGGTTGGATCAAGGCGAACATTGACGCCTCTTTAAGTTTGCAATGAGGTTCGGTAGGTTTCGGTTGTGTAATCCGGAAGGATGATGGGAGTTTTGTGGCTGCTAGAGCAGGCTCTTTTTATAGCCAGATGGATGTAAAGTGTGCTGAAACTATAGCATTTCGAGAAgcattgagctggattaaagagtatagatgggatcgagttcttttcgaattGGATGCTCAGGTACTTGTGATGTCAGTTAATTGTGTTTTGTTAGATGATTTATCGTCTTTTGGCCTTTTGATTTAAGATTGTAAACTGCTTCTATCTAGTTATGAGGAAGCAAAGTGTGTTTTTATTCATAgatctgcgaatgatgtcgctcatgttctagcaacatcgactcattctgagtcaggtcaaggagtttggattgatatccctcctcctcatattgtttctttgttctctttgaattaatgaagttttcttgttatttcaaaaaataaataaataaaaaataaatcgaactgaaataaataaaaaattaaattaaaattttaaattaattcgattcgattaatttttttaattcgaaTCGAATATGTTGAACCTAATTTTATCTTtacattctaaaaaaaaaataatattaataataactaCAGGTGGTGTGCTATTCCAGTTCGAGATTTACTTAGAAACTGAAACCGAATTGATTCAGTACATCTCTTGATTCTTCAATTATGGTTCAATTTGATGCAGTGATGGTTCCAATTCTCAAttcttcaattaaatttatataattcttTCGTAAACAATTCATATTTGAAATACCATTTAATATAGTTATTAATACAACATTTAAATTATtcacaatttaatttatatatatataattaagcatgaaaataatagcataattatattatttaatatacattttatttacttatttattatataatatttaattataagatAGATATGTAACTAATGATTAAATATATGTGGTAATACACTTTTATAATTAAGGATgataaaatgatttaatattttataattaaagttattaagaaaaaatagatgaataaaagataaaaatagtgTGTAAATTAcccataattataatatatgtatatatatattataatattagtgtgtaaaaataaatataattatatttagagtgtataatatatttaaaaagttatagAAAAATATGTGTGTAAAATAGGTTCTAGATTCAATTTCAGTGAGTATAGGTTTGGTATGATTCTGTATAATTTTTAGTGAAGAATTAGAATCAAATCAGAACTATAAAATAAGTTTGGTTCAATTCAATTTACGACTCCTAAGGATCATGTACAACTCTATAATTGATCGAGACGTTCTTTGAGTTTGAGTCGTTCTCTCTTATATTATGTTTCAACTTCATTCCATTTGAGAATTTCATTTTCTACTTTTGGCTCTCTCATGCAATCCTAAATATCTCATTCTCTTTTTGTTCTTCtttcttgtttattttcttagGCACTAAGAATCCATATCCCATCTTTCTCCTTTCATAATGGAGGGAGCAATATCATATTTGATGTCCGTTACACAAAACCTCAATTGTAACGATCATACCTTAATTTTAGAGGTTGGCTAGAAATAAGGCTTAAAGATGCAGCAACCAACTCTAGCTGGGAAATTAATTTCCTTCAAATTCTTCAGTACTATCATCGTACCTTGAAAAAATCTAGGAGCATCAAAGGAAGTTTCATTGTCATTCCAAAAGGAAAATATATCTTTGTCTTCTCTTTTACTCTTCCTAAAGATGCTATGTGAATGCTTTAACGCTTGaatattgatttaaaattagtgCATGACTAATGTTAGTCTGATTTAGTCTTTGTTAGTTTTTTTTTGTTCAGATTTTTTAGATTTCATTTCCTTGTCTGTTATTGAGTTAAGCTATGTTCACTGTAGTGGCATTATCTTCTCATTTTtgttattgatattttattaggTTGTTTGTAATACCAATTTAAAAGGCACTAAGTCATTAAGTTATTATTGCAATGTATTGCAGTGTATTGAAGTGCAGAATATATTAGACTATTAGATATATTGCAATATTTGAATAAAGTCATCAATTCCCAAATTTAGCTTGCTAGTTTCAGTTAGCTATATTTTTTAGCTATCTAATATGTTATCTAATTTCAGTATTGTCCAAATTTAAATAACCAATTTTATCCTCTATTTCTGTGATGATCAATCCCCTTTCTCCAACAAAAGTGGTATCATAGTCAGGTTTGTTTAGAATATTGGGCGTTAATTCATGGCACCAAATGACAATGTTGTGAGTATTTCTCAACCAGCAATTCCTATTTTCAAATGTGAAAACTTTGAATTCTAGAGTATCAAGATGAGAACTTAGTTTAAGTTTCAAGATTTGTAGAACTTGGTTGAGAAAGGGTATCCTGAACCAGATGAAGAGACcaaattgaaggaaaaaaagaaaaaggattcCAAAGCATTATTCTTCATTCAACAAGTTGTGCACGagttagttttttaaaaaattgcaaCAGCAACTACTGCTAAAAATGTTTGGGCAACTTTGCGAACAGCGTACCAAGGCACTTCTAAGGTAATCTCGATTAAACTCCAATCCCTTCGTCATGATTTTGAAACCTTGCAAATAAAGAGTGGAGAGACAGTATAAGATTTTCTCTCAAGAGTAGTTGCAATTGTTAATCAAATGAGGTCTTACAGACAAGAAATCTCATATCAAACTATTGTTGCAAAAGTGTTAAGGAGTTTAACCCCAAAGTTTGATCATATTATGGCAGCCATTGAAGAGTCTAAAGACTTGGCCACATACTCATTTGATGAATTAATGGGATCCTTGCAATATTATGAAGTGAGATTATGCAGATTAGATGacaaaagtgaagaaaaagcctTTCATATAAAAGGTGAAGCAACTAGTAGATGCCGTGGAAAAGGAGGATACAGAGGCAGAAGAGGTCGTGGTAAAAGCGATGGGCAAAGAAATGAGCAACATGAACAAAGAATAGAGAATCAAGGAACTAGCAGAAGCAGTATTCAATGCTATTACTGTAAAAAATATAGGCAACTAAATAATTTCCTCTGTCTGTAATTACCAAGTTATTAGGTAGTTGAAGTAAATTTCATAAAGaagtaaatgtgagattttaaactaaaattttggtagaatttcttttgtttcatcAACATTTCAACCTGTGTACTTATGAAAAAcacatttataattatactatcaactatcatttgatatcttactaATCTTTAATTTAGCACACATTTCATAACAACATCATCCCTTATTTTTCTATGAATATCATCACATGCAAATGCTTAGCTCTTTTTCTTTATACATACATTATTACATTATTTTGACTTACATAACCTTCATAAcccactctatttaatatgtatatgccaaaatataattgtactattgtaatacccggctggagaccggcatcggaattctactttctggTGGAgttcgggatgtcggaagtctcgagaagggtaggatttatgttttactccagtgttatgatgtattttaaggttttgagttgACTTGATTTGCGTTGGTttgaggttggaagagaaaaggctatggagacttttgccaagttcggctgccgaaggtaagttcggccgccgaaagtgcccaatgttcggcttccgaagctcagattcggcccccgaaggttgcatggttttgcatgcgattcggctgccgaagctgagttggctagccaacAATTGAGCagtccttagtcagcattgtggacaggtgttggctccacaccctgtccagaagcttggccacgtctcctatgttgtacagctcctgcaaagtgggttgttttgttggttttcacaaGGTGGTGAAGGGTTGAAGCAAGAGAGTTTATGAGTGTGAAGCGAGTTGAgccattttctttgttcagatcgttcatcttcttgaatacagaaggtaagtgaagatcttgaacatgttttccTGTTTTACAGCAGTCTTATGacggtttgggtagagatg
This window encodes:
- the LOC110602076 gene encoding probable inactive shikimate kinase like 2, chloroplastic, with the translated sequence MAIAGSVPRVTTLFALSQNPINVPQFSIPTFSLPTSKSIFTSITNLSVSSPRFKSYNVSLSKTPYRLSCNCISAATTNTNYEFFDGSPEVELRLPLGSQDFQSSRDIFVDADGTTLIVRVQRSGSFTTLIETNNLFEKIKPAETIWFIDDDQLVINLKKQDPDLKWPDIVESWESLTAGAMQLLKGTSIYIVGSSTEINQKVARELAVGLGYTPLDTQELLETFFKQKIDSWVLAEGSDSLVEAESAILESLSSHVRAVVSTLGGKHGAATKADKWRLLYAGFTVFLSQTEAIDGDLAKEEARRQVQDGSLAYTNADVVVKIQGWDADHAKSVAQASLSALKQLILSDKKLPGKKSLYIRLGCRGDWPNIKPPGWDPSAEADATS